Proteins encoded within one genomic window of Brenneria nigrifluens DSM 30175 = ATCC 13028:
- a CDS encoding methyl-accepting chemotaxis protein: MLTFATPRLGILTAYRRRRLGILSGLLLVIGLFSLLQLISVGMITQTMTQVRLDISANENLSQQQALMDQARMAVMNASDKLNRAGIYLLVDQETGSVGSWHSLMEEAESSLKRAEAHYQLLDTLSGAAADAELKTFVELKKSYQQLYAGLVELAQGIKASNQIDIFFAVPIQAYQNDFAEKYSRYLQDNDTRQKRHGQQFLRSIDRAHTVLIIVLGLLLGISVLVWSGVNKVIIRPLTGIIDHLRLIAAGDLSHTVEPGKHGTREIELLNNSVIQMQSGLAALVNQVRQSVESMVDQVDKVAADNQTLSQQANRQSLELKATTEHIIQLSQHLEQHTLRTQQAGLHAEDTSNIAAQGERMMNEVKTAMSDIAGRTREMTEAIGMIENVAFQTHILSLNAAIEAARAGETGRGFAVVAREVGALAAQSSHSAHNINILIRDSDNSVATGTHLVKALNDSLQEIIQAAKGTSTFLSEISAISDQQNQSIHEVTSRISTLNDTVRQNAGQVEATALTFSSLLEQTERLDAAVSRFLLPSAAQTSPADADGGLIPALP, from the coding sequence AATGATTACCCAAACCATGACCCAGGTAAGGCTGGATATTTCCGCCAATGAAAACCTGAGTCAGCAACAGGCATTGATGGATCAAGCCAGAATGGCGGTCATGAACGCCAGCGATAAACTTAACCGCGCCGGAATTTACCTATTGGTCGATCAGGAAACGGGATCGGTCGGCAGTTGGCACAGTTTGATGGAGGAGGCCGAAAGCTCATTAAAACGGGCGGAGGCCCACTATCAATTGCTGGATACCTTATCGGGCGCGGCTGCGGATGCTGAGCTGAAAACTTTTGTCGAATTGAAAAAGAGTTATCAACAGCTCTACGCGGGATTGGTAGAACTCGCGCAGGGCATCAAAGCCAGCAATCAAATCGATATTTTCTTTGCCGTTCCCATTCAGGCCTATCAAAACGATTTCGCCGAGAAATATTCGCGCTACCTGCAAGATAACGATACCCGGCAAAAACGGCACGGTCAGCAATTCCTGCGCTCCATCGACCGGGCGCATACCGTTTTGATTATCGTTTTGGGGCTGCTGCTGGGGATATCGGTACTGGTTTGGAGTGGCGTCAACAAGGTGATTATCCGCCCGCTGACGGGCATTATCGATCATCTACGGCTTATTGCGGCGGGCGATCTCTCACATACCGTCGAACCGGGGAAGCACGGCACGCGTGAAATAGAGCTGCTGAATAACAGCGTTATTCAGATGCAAAGCGGTCTGGCGGCGTTGGTGAATCAGGTTCGGCAGAGCGTTGAAAGCATGGTGGATCAGGTTGATAAAGTGGCGGCCGATAACCAGACGCTGTCGCAGCAGGCAAACCGGCAATCCCTCGAACTGAAAGCCACCACCGAGCATATCATTCAGTTGAGCCAGCATCTGGAACAACACACTCTGCGCACCCAGCAGGCCGGGCTGCACGCGGAAGACACCAGCAATATCGCCGCTCAGGGCGAGAGGATGATGAACGAGGTAAAAACGGCCATGTCCGATATTGCCGGCCGCACCAGGGAGATGACGGAGGCCATCGGCATGATTGAAAACGTGGCCTTCCAAACGCATATTCTGTCGTTGAATGCGGCTATCGAGGCCGCCCGCGCCGGGGAAACGGGCCGGGGATTCGCCGTCGTGGCGCGCGAGGTCGGTGCCCTGGCTGCGCAAAGCAGCCATTCAGCGCACAATATCAATATCCTAATCCGTGATTCGGACAACAGCGTCGCGACGGGAACACATTTAGTCAAGGCACTGAATGATAGCCTGCAGGAAATTATTCAGGCAGCGAAAGGCACCAGCACCTTTCTCAGTGAGATATCGGCAATATCAGACCAGCAGAACCAGAGTATCCATGAGGTCACCAGCCGTATCAGCACCTTGAACGATACCGTCCGCCAGAATGCGGGCCAGGTCGAGGCGACGGCGCTGACGTTTTCATCCCTGCTGGAGCAAACCGAACGGCTCGACGCCGCAGTCTCGCGCTTTCTGCTGCCGTCCGCGGCGCAGACATCGCCGGCGGACGCCGACGGCGGGCTGATACCGGCGTTACCCTGA
- a CDS encoding YciY family protein, with product MKRSRNEVSRWRMLRQVQRRRSRWLEAQSRTYRHIHYARYLQQKHQRRALLYAVAYEW from the coding sequence ATGAAACGCAGCCGGAATGAAGTCAGCCGCTGGCGGATGTTGCGTCAGGTTCAGCGTCGAAGAAGCCGCTGGCTGGAAGCACAATCGCGCACTTACCGCCATATTCACTACGCCCGCTATTTGCAACAAAAGCATCAACGGCGCGCGCTGTTATATGCGGTGGCCTACGAGTGGTGA
- the cls gene encoding cardiolipin synthase, with product MTTFYAVISWLLVFSYWLMIAGVTLRILMKRRTVPSAMAWLLVIYILPLVGIFAYLSFGELHLGKRRAERASKMWPSTAKWLRELKEYRRIFATENSEVASALFQLCERRQGVGGVKGNQLQLLTTFDDTIKALIRDIELAHNNIEMVFYIWQSGGLVDQVMSSLIAAARRGVNCRILLDSAGSVKFFRNHYPELMRTAGIEVVEALKVNLFRAFLRRMDLRQHRKIILIDNRIAYTGSMNMVDPRYFKQDAGVGQWVDLMARIEGPAATTLGIIYCCDWEMETGQRLLPPAPDVNMMPFEQESGHTIQVIASGPGYPEDMIHQALLTSVYSARKQLIMTTPYFVPSDDLLHAICTAAQRGVDVSIIVPYKNDSVLVGWACRAFFAELLEAGVKIYQFKDGLLHTKSVLVDGQLSLVGTVNLDMRSLWLNFEITIVIDDAGFGSDLSCVQEDYIARSTLLDPTQWQNRPYWQRLVERLFYFFSPLL from the coding sequence ATGACAACATTTTATGCCGTAATCAGTTGGTTACTCGTTTTCAGTTATTGGTTGATGATCGCAGGCGTTACGCTGCGAATTCTGATGAAACGCCGGACTGTACCCTCGGCAATGGCCTGGTTACTGGTTATCTATATTCTGCCGCTTGTCGGTATTTTCGCTTATCTCTCCTTCGGTGAATTACATCTTGGCAAACGCCGGGCGGAACGGGCCAGTAAAATGTGGCCGTCAACGGCGAAATGGCTGCGTGAGCTGAAAGAGTACCGGCGTATTTTCGCCACGGAAAACAGCGAGGTCGCCAGCGCGCTATTTCAACTGTGCGAACGCCGTCAGGGCGTGGGCGGCGTAAAAGGCAACCAGCTGCAGCTGCTGACCACCTTTGACGACACCATTAAAGCCCTGATCCGTGATATTGAACTGGCCCATAACAATATCGAGATGGTGTTTTATATCTGGCAATCCGGCGGGCTTGTCGATCAGGTGATGTCGTCGCTGATTGCGGCCGCCCGGCGCGGGGTCAACTGCCGGATATTGCTCGACTCCGCCGGCAGCGTTAAGTTTTTCCGCAACCACTACCCGGAGCTGATGCGCACCGCCGGCATTGAAGTGGTCGAAGCGTTAAAAGTGAATTTATTCCGCGCCTTTCTGCGGCGGATGGATTTACGCCAGCATCGTAAAATTATCCTGATCGACAATCGCATCGCCTATACCGGCAGTATGAATATGGTCGATCCCCGCTATTTCAAACAGGACGCGGGCGTCGGTCAGTGGGTCGACCTGATGGCGCGCATCGAAGGCCCGGCGGCGACAACGCTGGGGATTATCTATTGCTGCGACTGGGAAATGGAAACCGGTCAGCGGCTATTGCCGCCCGCCCCTGACGTCAATATGATGCCGTTTGAACAGGAAAGCGGGCACACCATTCAGGTTATCGCCTCCGGACCGGGCTATCCGGAAGATATGATCCATCAGGCGCTGTTAACCTCGGTTTACTCCGCGCGCAAGCAGTTGATTATGACCACTCCCTATTTCGTTCCCAGCGACGACCTGTTGCACGCCATCTGCACCGCCGCGCAGCGCGGCGTGGATGTCAGCATTATTGTGCCGTATAAAAACGATTCGGTGCTGGTGGGCTGGGCATGCCGCGCATTCTTTGCCGAACTGCTGGAGGCGGGGGTAAAAATCTACCAGTTTAAAGACGGGCTGCTGCATACCAAGAGCGTGCTGGTGGATGGGCAATTAAGCCTGGTGGGCACCGTTAACCTCGATATGCGCAGTCTGTGGCTGAACTTTGAAATTACCATCGTGATTGACGACGCCGGTTTCGGCAGCGACCTTTCCTGCGTACAGGAGGATTATATTGCCCGCTCGACGCTGCTGGACCCGACGCAGTGGCAAAACCGGCCTTACTGGCAGCGGCTGGTGGAGCGGCTGTTTTACTTTTTCAGCCCCTTGCTATAA
- a CDS encoding HI1450 family dsDNA-mimic protein — MDLNNRLTEDEALEQAYDIFLELAADNLDPADILLFNLQFEERGGAELFDPAEDWSEHVDFDLNPDFFAEVVIGLAQQDGEDITDIFARVLICREKDHKLCHILWKE; from the coding sequence ATGGACTTGAATAACCGCCTGACCGAAGACGAAGCGCTCGAACAGGCCTACGATATCTTTCTCGAGTTGGCCGCCGATAACCTTGATCCCGCGGATATTCTGCTGTTTAACCTCCAGTTCGAGGAACGCGGCGGCGCCGAGTTATTCGATCCTGCCGAAGACTGGTCCGAGCATGTGGATTTCGACCTCAACCCGGATTTCTTCGCGGAAGTGGTGATCGGGCTGGCGCAGCAGGACGGCGAGGATATTACCGATATTTTTGCCCGCGTCTTAATCTGCCGGGAAAAAGACCATAAGCTTTGCCATATTCTGTGGAAAGAATAA
- the oppF gene encoding murein tripeptide/oligopeptide ABC transporter ATP binding protein OppF, which yields MNKASEKVALLEVDDLKVHFAVRDDKQWFWQPPKTLKAVDGVTFRLYEGETLGVVGESGCGKSTLARAIIGLVKASAGRISWLGKDLPGMSDAQWRAARSDIQMIFQDPLASLNPRMTIGEIIAEPLKTYNPGLSRQAVKDRVKEMMLKVGLLPNLINRYPHEFSGGQCQRIGIARALILEPRLVICDEPVSALDVSIQAQVVNLLRQLQREMRLSLIFIAHDLSVVKHISDRVLVMYLGHAVELGTYDRVYRHPQHPYTRALMSAVPIPDPDKERNKRVQILEGELPSPIDPPSGCVFCTRCPIVGPECVKTRPLLEGDFTHAVSCLKVDPQALLPAKA from the coding sequence ATGAATAAGGCGTCGGAAAAGGTCGCATTGCTGGAAGTGGACGATCTGAAAGTGCACTTTGCGGTCCGCGATGATAAACAGTGGTTCTGGCAGCCGCCTAAGACGCTGAAAGCGGTGGATGGCGTGACCTTTCGTTTATATGAAGGGGAAACGCTGGGCGTGGTGGGCGAATCCGGCTGCGGCAAATCCACGCTGGCGCGCGCCATTATCGGTCTGGTTAAGGCCAGCGCCGGGCGCATCAGCTGGCTGGGGAAGGATTTGCCGGGCATGAGTGATGCGCAGTGGCGCGCGGCGCGCAGCGATATCCAGATGATTTTTCAGGATCCGCTGGCGTCGTTGAATCCGCGCATGACCATCGGTGAAATCATCGCCGAACCGCTAAAAACCTATAACCCCGGACTGTCGCGCCAGGCGGTGAAGGATCGCGTCAAGGAGATGATGCTGAAGGTGGGGTTGCTGCCCAATCTGATTAATCGCTATCCCCATGAGTTTTCCGGCGGGCAGTGTCAGCGCATCGGCATCGCCCGGGCATTGATACTGGAGCCGCGGCTGGTGATCTGCGACGAGCCGGTTTCGGCGCTGGACGTCTCCATACAGGCGCAGGTGGTAAACCTGCTGCGGCAGTTGCAGCGTGAAATGCGGCTGTCGCTGATTTTTATCGCCCATGATTTATCGGTGGTGAAGCATATTTCCGATCGGGTGCTGGTGATGTATCTGGGGCATGCGGTGGAGCTGGGCACTTACGATCGGGTTTATCGCCATCCGCAGCACCCTTACACCCGGGCATTGATGTCGGCGGTACCCATCCCGGACCCCGATAAAGAGAGAAATAAGCGCGTACAGATACTGGAGGGGGAACTGCCTTCGCCTATCGACCCGCCGTCGGGATGCGTGTTCTGCACTCGCTGCCCGATTGTCGGACCCGAGTGCGTCAAAACCCGGCCGTTGCTGGAGGGCGATTTCACGCATGCGGTGTCCTGCCTGAAGGTTGATCCGCAGGCGTTGCTGCCGGCGAAAGCGTGA
- a CDS encoding ABC transporter ATP-binding protein, with translation MNGIDSTAGREALLTVRNLRVIFRTQDGEVTAVNDLDFTLNAGETLGIVGESGSGKSQTAFALMGLLAQNGHISGSARFHGREILNLPERQLNKLRAEEIAMIFQDPMTSLNPYMRVGEQLMEVLMLHKRLSRSEAFNQSVSMLDAVKMPEARKRMKMYPHEFSGGMRQRVMIAMALLCRPKLLIADEPTTALDVTVQAQIMALLNELKREFNTAIIMITHDLGVVAGICDKVLVMYAGRTMEYGSAREVFYHPSHPYSVGLLHAVPRLDAEDESLATIPGNPPNLLRLPPGCPFRPRCPYAMEVCHKTPALESFDSGRLRACFRTVGEGL, from the coding sequence ATGAACGGGATTGATTCAACCGCAGGGCGCGAAGCTCTGCTGACGGTACGGAATTTGCGGGTGATCTTCCGCACGCAGGATGGCGAGGTCACCGCGGTCAACGATCTTGATTTTACCCTCAACGCCGGCGAGACGCTGGGTATCGTCGGCGAATCCGGTTCGGGAAAATCACAAACCGCCTTTGCGCTGATGGGGCTGCTGGCGCAAAACGGCCATATCAGCGGTTCGGCGCGTTTTCATGGCCGCGAGATCCTTAACTTGCCCGAACGTCAGTTGAACAAGCTGCGCGCGGAAGAGATCGCCATGATATTTCAGGATCCGATGACGTCGCTCAATCCCTATATGCGGGTCGGCGAGCAGCTAATGGAAGTGCTGATGCTGCATAAGCGGCTGAGCAGAAGCGAAGCCTTTAACCAATCGGTCAGCATGCTTGATGCGGTAAAAATGCCGGAAGCGCGCAAACGCATGAAAATGTATCCGCATGAATTTTCCGGCGGCATGCGGCAGCGGGTGATGATCGCCATGGCGCTGCTGTGCCGTCCCAAATTGCTGATTGCCGATGAGCCGACAACGGCGCTGGACGTGACGGTGCAGGCGCAGATTATGGCGTTATTGAATGAGCTGAAACGCGAATTCAACACCGCCATCATTATGATCACCCACGATTTGGGAGTGGTGGCGGGGATTTGTGACAAGGTGTTGGTGATGTACGCCGGGCGCACCATGGAGTATGGTTCCGCGCGCGAGGTCTTTTATCATCCCAGCCATCCTTATTCCGTCGGGTTGCTGCATGCCGTTCCCCGCCTGGACGCCGAGGATGAGTCGCTGGCGACCATTCCGGGCAATCCGCCGAATCTGCTGCGCCTGCCGCCAGGCTGCCCGTTTCGGCCGCGCTGTCCTTATGCGATGGAGGTCTGCCATAAAACGCCCGCGCTGGAGTCTTTTGATAGCGGCCGCCTGCGCGCCTGCTTCAGAACGGTTGGGGAGGGGCTATGA
- the oppC gene encoding oligopeptide ABC transporter permease OppC — protein sequence MFWHRRDIETLDNFSEQMEIEGRSLWQDARRRFIHNRAALASLVVLGLITLFVIAAPLLSPFNYADTDWAMMSAPPDMTSGHYFGTDSSGRDLLVRVAIGGRISLMVGVAAALVAVSVGTLYGALSGYLGGKADSVMMRLLEILNSFPFMFFVILLVTFFGQNMLLIFVAIGMVSWLDMARIVRGQTLSLKRKEFIEAAIVSGVSTRGIVLRHIVPNVLGVVVVYASLLVPSMILFESFLSFLGLGTQEPLSSWGALLNDGANSMEVSPWLLFYPAAFLVVTLFCFNFIGDGLRDALDPKDR from the coding sequence ATGTTTTGGCACCGAAGAGATATTGAGACCCTGGATAATTTCAGCGAGCAGATGGAAATTGAAGGGCGCAGCCTGTGGCAGGATGCCCGCCGGCGCTTTATCCACAATCGCGCCGCCTTGGCCAGCCTGGTCGTGCTGGGGCTGATTACGCTGTTTGTCATCGCGGCGCCGCTATTGTCGCCGTTCAATTATGCGGATACGGATTGGGCCATGATGTCGGCGCCGCCGGATATGACGTCCGGGCACTATTTCGGCACCGACTCCTCAGGACGCGATCTGCTGGTTCGCGTGGCCATTGGCGGGCGGATTTCGCTGATGGTGGGGGTGGCGGCCGCGCTGGTCGCCGTTAGCGTCGGCACCTTATACGGGGCGCTGTCCGGCTATCTTGGCGGCAAAGCGGACTCGGTGATGATGCGTTTGCTGGAGATCCTCAACTCATTTCCGTTTATGTTTTTCGTTATTTTACTGGTGACCTTTTTCGGGCAGAACATGTTGCTGATCTTTGTGGCGATCGGCATGGTCTCCTGGCTGGATATGGCGCGTATCGTGCGCGGGCAGACGCTCAGCCTGAAACGCAAGGAGTTTATAGAAGCGGCGATAGTTTCCGGCGTATCGACGCGCGGCATCGTCCTGCGCCACATTGTACCGAATGTGCTGGGGGTGGTGGTGGTGTACGCCTCATTGCTGGTGCCGAGCATGATCCTGTTTGAATCGTTTCTGAGCTTTCTGGGGCTGGGCACCCAGGAACCGTTAAGCAGCTGGGGCGCTCTGTTGAATGACGGCGCCAATTCCATGGAGGTTTCTCCCTGGCTGCTGTTTTATCCCGCCGCGTTTCTGGTGGTGACGCTGTTTTGTTTTAATTTTATCGGCGACGGCCTGCGTGATGCCCTCGATCCGAAAGATCGATGA
- the oppB gene encoding oligopeptide ABC transporter permease OppB translates to MLKFIFRRCMEAIPTLFILITISFFMMRLAPGSPFTGERNLPPEVMANIEAKYHLNDPVITQYGNYLLQLAQGDFGPSFKYKDYSVNDLVAASFPVSAKLGAAAFLLAVVFGVGAGVMAALHQNSKWDYTVMGFAMTGVVIPSFVVAPLLVLIFAITLRWLPGGGWNGGQARYMILPMVALSLSYIASIARITRGSMIEVLHSNFIRTARAKGLPLRRIILRHALKPAMLPVLSYMGPAFVGIITGSMVIETIFGLPGIGQLFVNGALNRDYSLVLSLTILVGGLTILFNAIIDVLYAVIDPKIRY, encoded by the coding sequence ATGTTAAAATTTATTTTTCGCCGCTGTATGGAAGCGATTCCGACGCTGTTTATTCTGATCACCATTTCATTTTTTATGATGCGCCTGGCGCCGGGCAGTCCTTTTACCGGCGAGCGCAATCTGCCTCCCGAAGTGATGGCCAATATCGAAGCCAAATATCACCTTAACGACCCGGTCATAACGCAATACGGCAACTATTTATTGCAGTTGGCGCAGGGGGATTTCGGCCCGTCATTTAAATACAAAGACTATTCGGTCAATGATTTGGTGGCGGCGTCGTTTCCGGTTTCCGCCAAACTGGGCGCCGCGGCATTTTTGCTGGCGGTGGTTTTCGGCGTCGGCGCCGGGGTGATGGCCGCATTGCATCAAAACAGCAAATGGGACTATACGGTAATGGGATTCGCCATGACCGGCGTGGTGATCCCCAGTTTTGTGGTGGCGCCGCTACTGGTGCTGATCTTCGCCATTACGTTGCGCTGGCTGCCGGGGGGCGGCTGGAATGGCGGACAGGCCAGATATATGATTTTGCCGATGGTGGCGTTGTCGCTCTCTTATATCGCCAGTATCGCGCGTATTACCCGCGGATCGATGATTGAGGTGCTGCATTCCAATTTTATTCGCACCGCGCGCGCCAAGGGGTTGCCGCTGCGGCGCATTATTCTGCGCCATGCCTTAAAACCCGCCATGTTGCCGGTGCTCTCTTATATGGGGCCGGCGTTTGTCGGCATTATTACCGGTTCAATGGTCATCGAAACGATTTTTGGTTTACCGGGTATCGGGCAGCTTTTTGTTAATGGGGCGCTGAATCGCGATTATTCGTTAGTGCTCAGCCTGACGATTTTAGTTGGCGGATTAACGATTTTATTTAACGCGATAATTGACGTGTTATACGCCGTTATCGATCCGAAAATTCGCTACTGA
- the oppA gene encoding oligopeptide ABC transporter substrate-binding protein OppA, whose translation MMAMLAMTSCASGWAAEVPPGVELAEEQTLVRNNGAEVASLDPHKIEGVPESNVLHDLLEGLVITDVNGKVIPGVAESWDNNQFRVWTFHLRRDARWSNGEPVTAQDFVYSWRRLADPQTASPYAGYLQYGHVLNIDDIIAGKQSPENLGVKALDDHTLEVTLSEEVPYFYKLPIYAALSPINKTAVETFGEKWTQPQNWVGNGAYQLKEWVVNEKIVLARNPQYWNNARTVINQVTYLPIVSEVTDVNRYRSGEIDMTYNNLPIELFQKLKKEIPQEVKINPYLCTYYYELNNQKAPFDDVRVRTALRLGLSQDILTNKVKNQGDIPAYGFVPPYIDGIITVRPEWVGWPQEKRNQEARKLLAEAGYSAEKPLTFNLLYNTSDLHKKLAIAAASIWKQNIGVNVKLENQEWKTFLDTRHQGSFDVARASWCADYNEASTFFNSMLSDSSSNTSHYKSGDFDALIAKSLQVKTEEERAAVYQQAEELLDKDAVIVPVYYYANTRLVKPYVGGLTGKDPMDNIYVKDLYIIKH comes from the coding sequence ATGATGGCAATGCTGGCTATGACGTCATGTGCCAGTGGCTGGGCGGCAGAGGTTCCTCCCGGGGTTGAACTGGCGGAAGAGCAGACTCTGGTGCGCAATAACGGCGCGGAAGTGGCATCGTTGGATCCCCACAAGATAGAAGGGGTGCCTGAATCCAATGTGTTGCACGATTTGCTGGAAGGGCTGGTGATAACCGATGTCAACGGCAAGGTGATCCCCGGTGTGGCGGAAAGCTGGGATAATAACCAGTTCCGGGTATGGACCTTTCATCTGCGCAGGGACGCGCGCTGGTCGAATGGCGAGCCGGTGACCGCGCAGGACTTCGTCTATAGCTGGCGGCGTCTGGCCGATCCGCAGACCGCTTCCCCTTACGCCGGCTACCTGCAATACGGTCATGTGCTGAATATCGACGACATTATCGCCGGCAAGCAGAGTCCTGAAAACCTGGGGGTAAAAGCGCTGGACGATCATACGCTGGAAGTGACGCTCAGCGAGGAGGTTCCCTATTTTTACAAACTGCCCATTTATGCCGCGCTGTCGCCGATAAACAAAACGGCGGTGGAGACGTTCGGTGAAAAGTGGACGCAGCCGCAGAACTGGGTGGGGAACGGCGCCTATCAGTTGAAGGAGTGGGTGGTGAATGAAAAAATCGTGCTGGCGCGCAATCCGCAATATTGGAATAACGCCCGCACCGTGATTAACCAGGTTACCTATTTGCCAATTGTCTCCGAAGTCACCGACGTTAACCGCTATCGCAGCGGTGAAATCGATATGACTTATAACAACCTGCCGATAGAACTGTTCCAGAAGTTAAAGAAAGAGATCCCGCAGGAAGTAAAGATTAACCCTTATCTGTGCACCTATTACTATGAATTGAACAACCAGAAGGCGCCGTTTGACGACGTTCGGGTAAGAACCGCGCTGCGCCTGGGGCTGAGCCAGGATATTTTAACCAATAAGGTCAAAAATCAGGGGGATATTCCCGCTTATGGTTTTGTGCCGCCCTATATCGACGGCATAATCACCGTGCGGCCGGAGTGGGTTGGCTGGCCGCAGGAAAAACGCAATCAGGAAGCCAGAAAACTGCTGGCGGAGGCGGGGTATAGCGCGGAGAAGCCGTTGACCTTCAACCTGCTGTATAACACTTCCGATTTGCATAAAAAGCTGGCGATTGCCGCGGCCTCCATCTGGAAACAGAATATCGGCGTAAACGTAAAACTGGAAAATCAGGAGTGGAAAACCTTTCTGGATACCCGCCATCAGGGCAGTTTCGATGTCGCCCGCGCTTCATGGTGTGCCGATTACAATGAGGCATCCACCTTTTTCAATAGCATGTTGTCCGACAGCAGCAGTAATACCTCGCATTATAAGAGCGGCGATTTTGACGCGCTGATAGCCAAGTCGCTGCAGGTGAAAACGGAAGAAGAACGCGCCGCCGTTTATCAACAGGCCGAAGAGCTGCTGGATAAAGACGCGGTTATCGTTCCGGTTTACTATTACGCCAATACCCGGTTGGTGAAGCCGTATGTCGGCGGTTTAACCGGTAAAGATCCGATGGATAATATCTACGTAAAAGATCTTTATATTATTAAGCACTGA